The Haemorhous mexicanus isolate bHaeMex1 chromosome 6, bHaeMex1.pri, whole genome shotgun sequence genome includes the window AGAAGAAACACCAGCAGTTAGTGTCAGTCAGATGGGTTACAGCTAAAAGGCAAATGAGAATTTGCATGGAACTCCAGCAAACCTGCATCACCAAATGAAACTGGAAGTTTGGAAAAGAACCAGAAAACAAGAATTCATGTTTACCTCTGGTCTAACAACTTTTATAAGATTGCAGCACCAGCTAGCTCCCATTCACTCATATGCAATTTGTACTTGTCCAGACCCAAGAGGCTTCCAGGATTTTCTTCTTACTGCAACTCACTTCCCATGTTCTCCCTCAGAGATGGAAGAACACCCTTGTCAATTCTTCTCTCCACATTACATGGAGAAAGCATAAACCATGTAATTCCCTACTGTACATTTTTTCACAGGTTTTGGGGCAAAAAGGGATTTTGcatatgaagaagaaaaattttgatGCATTACTCCAAACAAAGTaatgaaatacagcaaaaacTGTGCTTTACAGTTTTAAAACTGTGTTTTACAGTTCTAGCTATAAATACACCATGTCACAGCAGAAAAATGTACTCTCCTAGCTCATCAGTAGCACAAAACTGAGCACCAAGATCTCCCAAGGCAAGAATCATCTGTACTTGGAATAATTGCAAAGAGAACTGCAATTAACCTTGCACCATGAAGGCACAGAGAGGAGAGCATACCAAGACATTCCTCTATTCCCTCTCATCCCAAAACTCTAAAAAGCCATGTAAGTGCTTTCTGCATTTAATGATATGTCTTACTGATGCCCACTAAGCTGTAAACCACCAAATGTGTAACATTTACCTTCCCAGTCACACATCACCCCATCTACACAGTAACTtcagtttgttttatttaaccTTGCAAAAGACACCAGCTTTAAAACTTTAATGTCTCCTCAGtacctggcactgctggcaaaCCCACAACCCTTTGTAAGTGAGCCTGCCAACCCTTACCTTTCCCTCCATCCTCCATGCCCATTCTGCAGTGTGATCTGCCAGAactgcctcagctccctcaaGACCCCACACACAGCCAAAGAAAGCCAAGCTACTACAACTGCACTGCAAAGTGGCAACTTCTCTCTCCTCAGCTACACTGCCCATAATGAGAACTGTGAGCTTCCAGATAGAACAAATTTGCTCTGCTTCTGGAGGGAGAAAAGGGTGCAGGGTTCACAGAAAGAAGGGCACTCTACCACAAAGAACACCCAGAACCAGGTCCAGGTAACCTAAAGCAATCactccctgagccccagcccacTTTCCATTTATTAAGTATGAGCATCAACTGCCCAAGGGGTTCTAAAAATTTTAACAAGCATTAGTCCTATATGGCTCACACATGCTGTGCAGTTAAATAATAAAAGTTCTccaacaaaataaatttgtgaGAACTAGGTAAAACATAAGCATTTGCCTTTGAAGAACAGAACTCTGAATACAAacatttggattaaaaaaattagcaaaacaaagccaaggatcacaatgggaatgaaTGGAACTTTGGCCAACATAAGTAATTTGCTAATATGTTTTTTGCCTAACAGCCAGTGGTGCTCATTTCTGACTTCTGCAGTAGTTCCACACCTCcaagaaaacaatatttttaaaaactttgctTGCTCATATATTCCATGATTACAACATAAAGAAGACTCCTAACTGTTTTCCTCCCTTCACAACGTTGGTGGAAACAAACAAGGATTAAACAGATAAGGATTTAATCTGTTGTGCCACCACTTTGGTTCTTCCAAATGAGGGCAGtcagcaacaacagcagcacGTGAAAGGCAtttctgtctgctgctgctgcctgcagaaagTCTGGTCTATGGAAAGATCAATTCAGATTCCTATAACAGAATTCACAATTGTCCGCACTTTGAATGACTACACTGAGGTAACTTCTgcacatttataatttttaagccatcctctgctgtgggatttgggaaacaTACAAATATTACCCCTACAAGCTCACTCCTTGAAATGAAGCCAAGGTGCACAGCAGAAGCAATCAATTACAACTACAGTTTCCCTAGTGCACAGCCACGTGACATTTCCAAGAGCTCTCAAAGCATCTTTAGCTGGGTGGTTGTCTGTCGACTTCCTCTGAGGGAGAAGTGGGAGATCTGCTTCACTTGTATGCATGGGAGTCTGCCCGGGAGACTCCCTATCTAGACTGGGGTTCCAAATGTTTAGGCTGCTGAGACCTGACACAAGAGCATTATGTAATGTTACTGGCTACAGATACCTGAGGTCTTGATCTTTGCACGGAGGTGACTCATCCtatacatttttccatttgcagaGATGAGGAAAAGCCCATTAGCTTCATCTCTAGTTTCTCAGCAGCAGCCGATGTGCATTTCCTTAAACAATCTGGGCGATGGGAGGAACGGAGTTGCGTGCGCACATGCCTATGCGCGCCCGGCAGCCCAAGGGCAGAGGGGAGGCGTGGTGCAGCCACGAAGCTGAGGATTCTTTGCCCTCGTCTCTAAATTCCGGGAAAAGGGTTTCCCAAAGCTAACTGTCCATCGGTTGCTGCTCTCATACACTCGCCCCACTGATAAAGTCTAATGACATTACATAAAGTTGAAGGCATCCTCCCACACAGGCAGCATGGCTGAGAAAACCGCGGCGAGGCCAAGCGGACGGGGCACAGCCTCTCTCCCGCAGGAGGGTCGAGGCAGCACTAAGGGAGCCCGACACGGAAGCGTGTGCAGCTGCGGTCCCGCCCAGAGCGCTCCGGTGCCGCAGGAGCCTCGTCCCGCGCGGTCCCACCCGCGGCCCGCAGGCCCGGTGCCACTCACCGCCAGCGGTTGATGCCCACGGCGGAGGAGGCGGCGAACCAGGGGTCCAGGATATAGATGCAGCGGAGAGACGTGGCGTCCCGCAGCGCTTCCTGCAGCGCCGGGTTGTCGTGGAGCCGCAGCCCGCGGCGGAACCAGTGCACGGAGCGGCACAGGGCCGGCGCCGGGCccagcgcggccgccgccgccgccatcgccGCCGCCCGAGCCGCggtcccgccccgccccgccgcgtGATTGGCGAGAGCGGTGGCAGCCAATcagcgcggcggggcggggcgggcggcgcgctGGGGGCGCTGTGCTGCCCTCCAGCGGCCGAGGCCGCAGCTGTCACCCGCAGGGCGGCGTCGTCCGAAACCGCCCCGGAAATGTCGCTGCCACCCCCAGAGAGCGACCCCCCAATTTAGTCAGCAGGGTTGGTCGCTACAGGCCAACGTTGCAAATCTCCAttcccataaaaaaaaaaagaaaaagcaaaatgtgctCAAAGACCCCAAATGGCTGCCTGCACCGGAAAGGTACCTGTGGCTGTGaaccctggagcaggagccccttccacccccccccccccccccgaaaTTCAACAGAAACATATTTTGGGCAGAAGTGAAGTGTTCTTCGGTAGGTGTGGTAAGACATCACTCAGGGGACATGGTACATCATGTAGGATCCATGGAGCAGGGTATGAAGCAATGGCATGGACTGCCCAGGATCGCTATTGGAGTAACTTAATGCTTAAAAGGGCCAGGGATTTAGAAAGCCGGTGCAACATCACAGCTCACCACAGGATGTTTGCTGCTACTGAGCCCAGGAATCAGAAATCACAGCACAGACATACTCTATTGCATAGAACCGACTGGATGGGTGGGACGGGCAGAGATTTCCTCAGATCCGTTCAGCAGCAAGTTCCAAGCAAAGGAATTGATACAGTTGAGTAAAACTCATTGCATGGATGGATTCACAAAGGAGCTACAAAGTAAACATGGAACAAGCCCCCTGAAACAAGGCAATGGGTAACAAACCCATTTTCAATACAAACCTACCCCTACAAAGAAGGTAAGGAGAAGTGTTGCAAACCCTTGGTGAACTGGGATCCCCACCCTACAGCAGCGTTTCACAGTAACTTTTCCGCTCCTGCCTGTCATCGAGTGACACAGAGGCCAAGCTCTCTCCTCCGCGAGAAAGGCCACTAGATTGAGCACGCTCTGCCTCACTGGATACAgtgcagagagaaagaaaagtttaatTCCTGACTCTCACCATGCTTCCTCAAATTGAGAAACCAGGTGTAAagcaacacaggaaaaaaaaatcagagggaTGTGATACTGACTCTTTGGAAAGGCATTTTGGAGGCACTGCTGTTGCTTAGACTTGTACATAGCCAGAAGGGAGAGAATTTCCATCCTCTGCACTGAATGGGGCAACAGGAAGAACAGCTGTTGCAAAAACCTTATACAGCAAAACAGTTTACTGACGTCTAACCCAAACAGTCTGGCTACTTGCCTCTTCCTTGCCTGCAGGTTCAGGATTTTATAACTCCAGTTTGCATTCGTTCAGTTAATTTTAGATCCCTAACTACACAAAGCTCCCATTCCAGTCTTTGTCTGATATGAGCCCACCCATCCCCCCCAGATGCAAATTTCCCAGATTAGGTAAATaacatctattttaaaaaacaatcacaaaaaacccccaacccaGTTGATCTCCACAACACATGCTCTCTCCAACTCTGACACGGGGTGAGATAACACATGATCCAGTTAGGTCTTTGGCTCTGGTTCCTGACACAGTTCCCCATACACTTTGCaggtgcatttttttcctgctcctcgCTCTTCTTCTCCCCAGGAGGAAAGGAGCACCAAAGGTTATCCCCCCCAGGCCCAAAAATAGAGGTGCAGGAGCCGCCTACACACCAGTCTCATTTCTTTCACCGCTTTTGACATTAGGATCCTCTTGCACCTTTCTCATTTCCAGTCCTTTCACCCATGTGTAGGCAAAGGAGCCCCCCAGAACCATCAAGTTACTCGTCCACCACAAGAAGCTCTTTGTCTCCTCAAAGTAGATAACAGCCAACACTGTTTGTGCACAGGCCTTGGCTGTCCCAGACACGTTGTGGGTGAGTGGGCTAGTGAACTTAATTTGAAGTCCAGTCACGTACCCAATGGCAAAGCCAAACACTCCCCCCAAGGTCATCACGCCCCAAAAACTGGGGCTCCCCAGCTTGTCAAAGTGGTAGAGGGTGCGGAATTCGCCCAGCAGCACCATGAGGGGGAAGAACAGGACACAAGCGTTGATGTTGTTGTAGAAGGTCAGGCGCCAGATGCTACCATCCACCACAGGCAGCACTTTCTTGGTGTAGATGGCATTGAGAGAGACACAAAGGCTTGCTAAGATCCCAAAGAATATACCTGTCCATGACAGAGTaccctctgctccttcctggtCAACACCCAGCCAGAAGCCACCTGCAACCAAACAAATCAGGCATCATCTGAACAAGTGCTGAAAGGCTCAAAACATACAGTGAAAAATTCATCATTTACGTGATAGGGAACAACAACAGCAAGAGACAGGCTTAAGGGCTTCCCCCTTCTATTACATGAACACACAAAATGCCATGACTGGGAAGATTTATTTTGTGAGTGCAGGAAATTTACTGTGTGGGTAACTCAGCCTCAGAGGACTAATTCCCACACTGAGCAGGCAGCAGTTCAGAAACTACTTTTCCAGCTAGTCTTTGCATATAGGTAATTTTCAGGagagcattttattttcaattgaaaaggctgaaaatggacacatggggagaaaaaatattcttcaaagTTTGAAAAACCCAACTTTATAGACTTTTCTCTGCTGTTAACATGAAGGAAAATATAGGTCAGAGAAGAAGATGGAAAGATAGTAAAAACATGGATGTAATATTAACcatgataaaaaaaatcaaaaggcaGAAACTGTGTGCAGTATCTTCATGTTAAACTTTGATGGGCAAAGCACTGTCTAACTGCCTCCAAAACAGGAGCTACAGGCTTTGCATCTtcagggcagagagggagacCTCTCCCCCATCCATAAAAGGGAGATGAGCTACTGCACCACATTTTCATTAGCTGCTTCTTGTTGGAGGCTGTCTGGGAAGTTGCCTGCAAAGCAACCTAACAGGCTTGAAACTAAGCCCAGATACAAATGGGTTCCATGCACCTACAGGAGGGGCTTTGTGTCAGGCCACAGAGCATGCTCAGCTATGCTTGTATAGGGACACGGGTGATGCTCTCACAGCAAAAGGAGATGGAGCCAGGAGGACAGAGTCTTAACCTTAGAGAAACCCCGTCAGGCTGCCAGGCACCACACTCCTGGGCAGTGCCTGAACAAAAGATTAGCTGAAGGCAATTGCTTTCATCACTTGTAGAAAACACAGTATCTCTGTTCCTGTTCACTTCTTCCATGGAGATGAGATTTTCTTATTGCCATCTGATTCCATCCAGCTGTCTAACACTAAGTGAACGCATGCACACCTGGAACCAGACTGAAATCATCAGTTCACCATTCTTGGCATCTAAATGGCCCTTCAGTGGAAGTTAGCTTTTGGGATTATCTTGCCTTTGGAATGAATGACTTATGAGCATTCCTGTTTAGCCACTCAATGCCTTGCCCTACATACTAACCACACACCCAGGTCTTCTGGTGGTGTTCTACGCTTGGCTTGATCAGCTAACCAGCCCTTTATCCCATGCATTCAGCCCATTGTAAAAACCAGTTGGCTGACTCTATTGTATAGTCCCAGTGGTGCTGACATAAATGTTATTGTTACCAAAGTTAATAATCAACAAGAACATGGGAACAGGGAGAAAGCCACCTGCTATTTTATGGCCTgtaaaggaggaagaaagaaaaaggtaagGCAAGTAAAACTTCCTTAGAGGGTAGAGAAGTTTTAGTGCTCGAAGGAAAAAGGGAGCTGTGTCAAATGAGAGCAATTTCTTCTCTTAATGAGTCACCTACATCCTCCAGACATACAAATTTGGTTGCCATAGAGCAAGGCACGAGCCCTGAGCTACCCCACCTGACCAGGGAGCTATCATGCAGGTGGGAAAGGGAAACACACCCCACCACCGTCTCTCCGGGGCTGGCTGTCGGATGGGAGCAGCCCTTCCTGCTCCCCCTCACCTATGATGACTCCGCAGGCCAGAAGGGCATAGAGGGAGGTGGTCTGCTTGAGGAGGAGGTAGGAGAGCAGCACGTTGAATACGGTGGTGAGGGAGCGCCCCACGTTGTAGAAGGCCACGCCGACATGCTTGAGGCAGAGGTTGTTGGAGGTGACCATGCCGATGAAGACGGCGGAGAGGGGCAGGACGCTGCGGGACACCTTGGGGTCGAGGCGGAGGGTGGGCAGGCCGGCGCAGGGGGCCCCGCAGGCCGCCCCCAGGCTGAGGCCCAGGCAGAGGGCGGCCGTGAGGGCGCACTGGAAGAAGGTGACGAAGAGAGGGGCGTCGAGGCGCAGCGAGGGGCTGTCCAGCAGGTACTTGTTGAGGAAGACCATGGCGATAGAGGTGAACCAGTAGAGGCAGACCACCACGGCGATGCGCAGCGCCCGCAGCAGGAAGGGCGCCCGTCGGTCCCCGCCGCCCTCCGCCGGCAGCAGCGGgtcagcgccgccgccgcccagCGCCATCCGCAGGATCCCCGTCCGCGTCAGCTGCGCTCTGCTCATGGCGGGCCGGGCCGCCAGCGACGCCCGCCGGCCCCCGCCTCCTCCGGCCGCCGCCTGCCCCGCTCACCCgcccgctccgcccgccccgcgcgTCCCGGATCGAGGCGGCCCCGCCCGCCAGCCTTTATTCACGCCCCGCGGGCGCCGCTCTGCACCGCCCCGGCCGCGGCGCCATGTCGGGGGaaggcccggcccggccccgccgcccgctccGCCCCGGGGCAGCGCGGCAGCGGCAGCGCGGCTGTTGCGAATGtggaatttattaaaaaattcttaAGAAAGGATGCTCTTTGATATTTGAACTTTGTGTATGTACTTCCAGGCCGAATCAACAAGATAGGAGTTTTAATCCGTGGAACAGAGAGCAGCGAACAAGCAAGCTCTAAGTGATGCCCGGgtgtgaaaaagaaattacttgtCGGCAGAATAGCGTGGTTAAGGTCCAGGTTTCGACACGTTTCAACGACCTCAGACCCAGATGGAAGTTGGCAAAACTTGGGGGACAAGCTGACAGGGCACACAGAGAATGCAGAATTTACAGGTCCTAAGGACATTTGGCAGGACCCCTAAGATAGGGAAAAAACTAATAAAGGCAACTCAGCAACTGTGCTGACGTCAGCTTCAACTGGATAAAAGGTAATTCCATTGGGGGGAGATTATAACCACCAACTCCCTGACCACCAGCTCAGGAAACCCACTGAcccaaaagaagagaaagactGATCATGCGGACTAATGACCATGAGAAGTGAGAAAATCATCTGTTGATAGAAGATAGAATATTAATCAACAAAAAATCTAGATAACTTGTAGCCAACAAGAATTAGCCTTGTTCTCTAGCAAAcaatgtggtttttttgtgaaaatgTATGAATAGTGAAAAGTTTTGGTAGCTGTCACACTGGCCTTGTATATTTGCCACCCAGCACCCCTTAATATGCAGAATGGTAAATGAATCAAATACCTCAACTCTGTGTGTGGATTGGTATCTTGCACACTGGGTGAAAGAACCTGTTTTGGGAAAACAGGGGCAGACAGCAACTGGGGCAGTTTGACAAGGACCTGAGGATGGTCCTTGGGCACCCTCCACAGCCAGGAGGGAGGGCCTTGCTGTGGGActcctggggaggggctgctACATTCATGGATATTGACAGTGACCAGCATTGTATCCACTGGCATCACTGAGCATtgggtggcaggaggggactgATAGTGGTCCTTGTGTCAGGAACAAGTCAGCTCTGCTGGCTTGTGTCAGCATCCTTCATGTGCTGGTTGGAGCAAGTGAGATCTGGGTGTTGGACGTGCAGTGGTTTGCTAGCATGGATTTTGCCCACATCCCATCAAAAGCACAGTGTGCTCTGCTGCCTAAATCTTCTGTACAGAAAGCAGGTTTGCATTTTTGTGGAGGTAAATAGAACCTTCCCAATACGACCTAAATGAAGCAGGCATGGTGAAATGTATAAGCAAGGACAGCACAGGTAAGAGTTGGCTGCCTAGTTCCCATTCCTGCATCAATAATTTTGATATCTAACCAGGAGAATGTCTCTGCCAATGCCATTTACCTCTCCAAAACTgaagcacagcctgtgctgactTGTGCCCTACCCTGCTACATTGCAAGCAATACAGGGGCTAATGGCTTTCACTGTAGCCTGGGTGTTAGGATAGGCTGCACACATTCTCATGCTAACTCATCCCACAGTGCCACACCATCATTCCAGGTACAAAACCCCCCTCTGCCCATAATCACATGCCGAGTCATCCCAGGTTCTCTTAATGGTGCTTTATAAAAAAGAAGCCTTTCAATAAGAAACTCTAGCATGTTGTGAATTCAAACTGCTGGACAGGATGAAATAAATTAGAATTAATGCCAGATTCCATGTGGTGGGGGAGGCAGCAGTGAGCTCTGTCAAACATTGGTCAGTGTGACCCTCGCTTTTGTCAGCTGAGACTGCTGCAAAGTGTCTGGTTTGCAATGTCCTGGGGCCCAGCAATTTGCACAGGGCATAATTAAGGGGATTTTGGAAGCAAAGCCAGCAGCGTTAATTGGCCCCCATAGCAATCTTTGCTGCTCTTACAGTTGGAAAGGACAGAAGCATAgtaggggttttggggagaaaagtACTTAATTAGGCCAGTTGGTGCAGCTGGAAAATGTTTCAGGCATAACATGCTTTTCTCAAAACTCTGAAgtcacttgatttttttcctcccaggtGCATCAGTGGGTTTAGTAAATTATGCTGCCCTTCCTTACAACCCTTGCCTTCTAAGCAGCATCTGGGCTCTGATGGGAATCATGTTCCCTCTGGACAAAGAAAGCTGGTGCTGACGTGCTTGCTTTGGACTACCCAAGTGCCTGCAGGGTGAGGGAGTGTTCGGGGTTGTGTTCTGAGCAACGCTTCTCAGCACTGCACCTTGTGATAGGTGCCTGGTAGAGCCCTTACAACCCCAAGTGAGTTTAGCCTGCTCACCTCCCCCACCTCCCcgctctgcctgcacagctgggagagccaCCCCTTGCATGGTGCTTGCCCAGGCTCACACGGGGTGTGGCATCCCCTGGATGCgggcctgcagctcctgccatggaaACAGCAGATTGTGactgcagaggggctggcatTAAGGCAGGGAAAGCTGTTATTGAAATGACCAGTGGGTGTTCCCTGTAGCTCAGCCACGCTTTGATCCTGCTGCTGGAAGTCAGCTAGCATTTACTCATTACTTCTTATCCTGTGTTCCTTCCATCCACCTTCTTCCAGTGCCTGTCCCAGCACTCATCTCATAAGTGGTGTCAgtcaagaaaaaaaggaaagcaaacagtCTGCATGTGGGGCACTCAGTTGGTTCCATGGGTCCTTGTGGCCTGTTATACACACCTGTGGCTTCAGCATCACATAATTTGGCTTGAATTTCAAGGAATTTGACCTCTCCTACCACTAATGTTGCAACAATGACATGCCTCTGGCAGATTCAGAGTcagatacaatttttttcttctctctgccaCTTGCTAGCATTATTCAAAGTGCCTTCTCTAAACTAAACACAGGAGTTGGAGAAGGCAAAACCCCCTTCCCATTGCATTTTGTTGACTCATTCAGTgcacagaagattgctttggCCTGCAGAAATTTGAAATATCCCAATCAATAAAATCCTTGTTGCTTCTCCTGGGGGATTATCCTACAGCCCTATCACACATGTATGGCACGTCTACGTGGGAAAATCAACCAGAATAACTCTCTCACCTCTGCCAGTATAACTCCCTGGTGCTGACAGTGTATTCCAAAATAAAAGTGACTTGTTCTTGAATAATGAAGTAGTTCTGTGATAGTTGTTCTGGTCAGCCTCCCTAGGTAGAGCTTGTCTACAGCATGGCAATGGTTTGACAAGTACTTTGAATAAAGGCTTTCCTAGGTGCAAAAACTGACCAGCAGAATGACTCTGCCAAGCCCTGCCTGCCTACCTGCCTCCCACGGGTGCTTTGCTTTGGGGGGAAGATGGTTTAAAGTCATAGGTTTTAGAAATTTCAGAGTAAAGGTAGGAACAAATAGGTTTAGACAATGTAGCCTGGCCTCCTGCACAACATCAGTCTTAGGCTTCCCTGAATTAAATCTTACTTGAATTAAACCTGATTTTctatgagaaaaacaaaatcaattttgattaaaaataattccagagACTGAATTCAATAGGGCACTAGCAATGTTATTCTGTTGGCTGGTTCTTTTCCACTAAATAATGCACACTCCTTTTCATGGTTGGCATTGCCCAGTTCAATGGATCTTATTACAGCTTTGCTGACTCTTTTACAAGCAAGCAGTTACAGGCAGATGAAGTTACCTTTTAGCCTTGTTTTTGgagaagagaaataattttaacttcATTACAGAGCATGTTTATTATGCTACAGCAGCAAAGATTCACTTCTATATGCAGATGAGACCTCAAtattttcctgccctgctgcctggtTGTGTATTAACATGGTAGCACATATTGTGAGGAGCCAGCTCAGGATTATTCCTGCCTTAGGAGTGTGCTGCTCCATATTGCCTGAGTGCttacaaaataagaaatcacTAGTAAAGGTCTGAGGATGGAAAATAAGCAACTTTGACAGGTTCTTTATGTGGGGAAATCTGGCTGGGAGTGTTCTTGCTCCCATGTCTTGTGAGgtgcctgcactgctgctggtgtCTGGCACGCCTgatgccctgcctgctgctggtgtgcacacacacatacatatactCCTGCAtcttatttacttttttcctatGTGATCAGAAAACCTTTTTAATATCAgaggtgctgctcctctgggggGAGAGCTCTCCCCTTCCCACTAAAATTAGGTGACCTACTTGGAAGCATGCAAGTCAGCTGATAGCCAGCAGCCGGGCTTATAAAACAGCAATGGGCTTTGGGGTG containing:
- the SLC35C1 gene encoding GDP-fucose transporter 1, translating into MSRAQLTRTGILRMALGGGGADPLLPAEGGGDRRAPFLLRALRIAVVVCLYWFTSIAMVFLNKYLLDSPSLRLDAPLFVTFFQCALTAALCLGLSLGAACGAPCAGLPTLRLDPKVSRSVLPLSAVFIGMVTSNNLCLKHVGVAFYNVGRSLTTVFNVLLSYLLLKQTTSLYALLACGVIIGGFWLGVDQEGAEGTLSWTGIFFGILASLCVSLNAIYTKKVLPVVDGSIWRLTFYNNINACVLFFPLMVLLGEFRTLYHFDKLGSPSFWGVMTLGGVFGFAIGYVTGLQIKFTSPLTHNVSGTAKACAQTVLAVIYFEETKSFLWWTSNLMVLGGSFAYTWVKGLEMRKVQEDPNVKSGERNETGV